The Microbacterium sp. Nx66 genome contains a region encoding:
- a CDS encoding FAS1-like dehydratase domain-containing protein — translation MAVNQELVGREFPPTAPYLVGREKVREFARAVFADAPQHTDVEAARAAGFADVVAPPTFAMVLQDLTLQQLLAEPDSGIVLARTIHAEQRFRYTRPIVAGDELTAQLRVTGIRMMGGNAMITSEAEITDEAGAHVVTATSVLLVGAEEETA, via the coding sequence GTGGCAGTGAACCAAGAACTCGTCGGCCGGGAGTTCCCGCCGACCGCCCCCTACCTCGTCGGGCGGGAGAAGGTGCGCGAGTTCGCGCGCGCCGTCTTCGCCGACGCCCCCCAGCACACCGATGTCGAGGCCGCCCGTGCGGCCGGCTTCGCCGACGTCGTCGCGCCGCCGACCTTCGCGATGGTCCTGCAGGATCTCACGCTCCAGCAGCTGCTGGCCGAGCCGGACTCCGGCATCGTGCTGGCGCGCACGATCCACGCGGAGCAGCGATTCCGCTACACCAGGCCGATCGTCGCGGGAGACGAGCTGACGGCGCAGCTGCGTGTCACCGGCATCCGCATGATGGGCGGGAACGCCATGATCACGAGCGAGGCCGAGATCACCGACGAAGCGGGCGCGCACGTGGTGACCGCCACCAGCGTCCTGCTCGTCGGCGCCGAGGAGGAGACCGCATGA
- a CDS encoding GntR family transcriptional regulator, with protein MTQLSSAVGSTPLHEQVRSLLMREIDAGTYAEGERLPSEPELCERFGVSRITVRRAVADLEGLGIVRRQQGRGTFVAPRREVIGAMTLGGFADTVVADGVKSRRIMRAETTPADEKRARRLGVPVGDPVFRLVRVFALDGIPLSIDDSRYSLTRFPDFDRHIDHDTSTYQVLRDVYGVEFSEMYREIDVGFTTAQTAEWLARPEHDPLIVVRKRALDRAGEVVHTSRVKVVPSRMTLNMVVRSQG; from the coding sequence GTGACTCAGCTGTCGTCCGCCGTCGGCTCGACCCCGCTGCACGAGCAGGTGCGAAGCCTGCTGATGCGGGAGATCGACGCCGGGACCTATGCCGAAGGCGAACGGCTTCCGTCCGAACCCGAGTTGTGTGAGCGCTTCGGCGTCAGCCGCATCACCGTGCGGCGGGCGGTGGCCGATCTGGAAGGACTCGGCATCGTGCGCCGACAGCAGGGCCGCGGGACCTTCGTCGCTCCGCGACGCGAGGTGATCGGTGCCATGACCCTGGGTGGCTTCGCAGACACCGTGGTGGCGGACGGGGTCAAATCCCGACGGATCATGCGCGCCGAGACGACCCCCGCCGACGAGAAGCGCGCCCGGCGCCTCGGCGTCCCGGTCGGCGACCCGGTCTTCCGGTTGGTACGCGTCTTCGCTCTCGACGGCATCCCCCTCTCCATCGACGACAGCCGGTATTCACTGACGCGCTTCCCTGATTTCGACCGGCACATCGACCACGACACCTCCACATATCAGGTGCTTCGCGACGTGTACGGCGTGGAGTTCTCGGAGATGTACCGGGAGATCGACGTCGGCTTCACCACCGCCCAGACCGCGGAGTGGCTGGCCCGCCCGGAGCACGATCCGCTCATCGTCGTCCGCAAGCGCGCGCTGGACCGGGCCGGCGAGGTCGTTCACACCTCACGGGTGAAGGTCGTTCCGAGTCGGATGACGTTGAACATGGTGGTCCGCTCCCAGGGGTGA
- a CDS encoding PfkB family carbohydrate kinase has product MTMDTGQLRDALAAVPPPSLVGVGDNVLDCYLHEDLAYPGGNALNVAAYSRLFFGGTAGFVGIMGDDRFAEHVRGVLDEIGVDGARVRRVRGANGMAFVALDEDGDRRFVASNRGGVQAELRLRLGEADHEYLSGFDRVHTSVYSSLEPELPAIAERGSRVSYDYSDDASPDVIRATAPHVDVGFFSGGDRSDSEIDDLGRFAVACGMGSAVVTRGARGSVGFDATSVRRTGIREVDAVDALGAGDAFLTGFLAARAGGADLAGCLDVAAVSGALACTLRGAFGYPVHAGDDARAQMLRRYPAT; this is encoded by the coding sequence ATGACGATGGATACGGGTCAGCTCAGGGACGCACTCGCCGCGGTGCCGCCCCCCTCTCTCGTCGGCGTCGGGGACAACGTGCTCGACTGCTATCTGCATGAGGACCTGGCCTATCCCGGGGGTAACGCACTGAACGTCGCCGCGTACAGCAGGCTCTTCTTCGGCGGCACCGCCGGATTCGTCGGGATCATGGGGGACGACCGCTTCGCAGAACACGTGCGGGGCGTCCTCGACGAGATCGGAGTGGACGGCGCCCGCGTCAGACGCGTGCGCGGCGCGAACGGCATGGCTTTCGTCGCGCTGGACGAGGACGGCGACCGGCGCTTCGTCGCCTCGAATCGCGGGGGAGTCCAGGCCGAGCTGAGGCTGCGGCTGGGCGAGGCCGATCATGAATACCTCTCCGGCTTCGACCGGGTGCACACCTCGGTCTATTCGTCGTTGGAGCCGGAGCTCCCGGCCATCGCGGAACGGGGGAGCCGCGTGTCGTACGACTATTCCGACGACGCGTCGCCGGACGTGATCCGGGCGACCGCTCCGCACGTCGACGTGGGGTTCTTCTCGGGAGGGGACCGCAGCGATTCCGAGATCGACGACCTCGGCCGCTTCGCCGTGGCCTGCGGCATGGGATCGGCCGTGGTGACGCGGGGTGCCCGCGGCTCCGTGGGCTTCGACGCCACTTCCGTGCGGCGCACCGGTATCCGGGAGGTCGACGCCGTCGATGCGCTCGGGGCCGGGGACGCCTTCCTCACCGGGTTCCTCGCGGCACGGGCGGGTGGGGCCGATCTCGCCGGATGCCTCGATGTGGCCGCCGTCAGCGGAGCGCTCGCCTGCACGTTGCGCGGGGCGTTCGGATACCCTGTGCATGCGGGGGACGACGCACGCGCGCAGATGCTGCGGCGATACCCGGCGACGTAG
- a CDS encoding carbohydrate ABC transporter permease: MSSTRLRPAERVRRAPVQVILAVYAVVIAYPLLWMVISSFKSSSEIFADPWGLPSVWLVQNYAAAWDRGISDYFVNSVIVTIISTVATVAIAALCAYGMVRLSSRVANIVLIVAMGGLVVAPQVSLIPLYRLLDTMGLLNTYWAMILPYVAFRLPMAILLIRSVFLGIPRELEDAATIDGCRSFGVFRHVYLPLSASVLTTAAVLTGYFAWNEFLFAIVYIDADALRTIPAGLMSFRDSLSTEWGVLLAGLTIAALPIVVVFLALQRYFVAGVAAGSVKG, encoded by the coding sequence ATGAGCAGTACCCGGCTTCGTCCGGCGGAACGTGTCCGCCGTGCCCCGGTCCAGGTGATCCTGGCCGTCTACGCCGTCGTGATCGCCTACCCCCTGCTCTGGATGGTGATCTCCTCTTTCAAATCCTCGTCCGAGATCTTCGCCGATCCGTGGGGCCTGCCGTCGGTCTGGCTCGTCCAGAACTACGCCGCCGCCTGGGACCGCGGGATCTCCGACTACTTCGTCAACTCCGTCATCGTCACGATCATCTCCACCGTCGCGACCGTCGCGATCGCGGCCCTGTGCGCCTACGGCATGGTGAGGCTGTCGAGCCGGGTCGCGAACATCGTGCTGATCGTGGCGATGGGCGGGCTGGTGGTGGCGCCCCAGGTGAGCCTCATCCCGCTCTACCGGCTTCTCGACACGATGGGGCTGCTGAACACGTACTGGGCGATGATCCTCCCTTACGTGGCCTTCCGTCTGCCCATGGCGATCCTGCTGATCCGTTCGGTGTTCCTCGGCATCCCCCGTGAGCTCGAGGACGCGGCGACCATCGACGGCTGCCGCTCGTTCGGAGTCTTCCGGCACGTCTACCTGCCGTTGAGCGCGTCCGTGCTGACGACCGCTGCCGTCCTCACCGGTTACTTCGCCTGGAACGAGTTCCTGTTCGCGATCGTCTACATCGACGCCGATGCGCTGCGCACCATCCCCGCGGGACTGATGTCGTTCCGCGACTCGCTCTCCACCGAGTGGGGTGTGCTCCTGGCAGGATTGACCATCGCGGCCCTGCCCATCGTGGTCGTGTTCCTCGCGCTGCAGCGGTACTTCGTCGCCGGAGTCGCGGCGGGGAGTGTGAAGGGATGA